The proteins below are encoded in one region of Pyxidicoccus trucidator:
- the fni gene encoding type 2 isopentenyl-diphosphate Delta-isomerase yields the protein MGEDITARRKDSHLDLCATGDVEPGANSTLLECVRLVHCAMPEMAVEDVDLTTPFLGKRLRYPLLVTGMTGGTERAGVVNRDLALLAERHGLAFGVGSQRAMAEDASRTASYQVRQVAPTVALLGNIGLYQAVRLGVDGARRLVDAIGADGLALHLNAGQELTQPEGDRDFRGGYPVVEALVRAFGDRLLVKETGCGIGPDVARRLVELGVRNLDVSGLGGTSWVRVEQLRASGLQAQLGAEFSAWGIPTAAAIASVRKAVGPDPRLVASGGIRTGLEAAKVLALGADLAGMALPLFRAQQTGGIEGAEAALGVILAGLRQALVLTGSRSCAELRQRPRVVTGELKDWLAAL from the coding sequence ATGGGCGAGGACATCACAGCCAGGCGCAAGGATTCCCATCTGGACCTTTGCGCCACTGGCGACGTCGAGCCCGGGGCGAACAGCACCCTGCTGGAGTGTGTCCGCCTGGTCCACTGCGCCATGCCGGAGATGGCGGTGGAGGACGTGGACCTGACCACGCCCTTCCTCGGCAAGCGGCTGCGCTACCCGCTGCTCGTCACGGGCATGACGGGGGGCACCGAGCGTGCCGGCGTCGTCAACCGGGACCTGGCGCTGCTGGCCGAACGCCACGGCCTGGCCTTCGGCGTGGGCAGTCAGCGGGCCATGGCGGAGGACGCCTCGCGGACGGCCTCGTACCAGGTGCGGCAGGTGGCGCCCACGGTGGCGCTGCTGGGCAACATCGGCCTGTACCAGGCGGTGCGGCTGGGCGTGGACGGGGCGCGGCGGCTGGTGGACGCCATTGGCGCGGACGGGCTGGCGCTGCACCTCAACGCGGGCCAGGAGCTGACGCAGCCGGAGGGTGACCGGGACTTCCGGGGCGGCTACCCGGTGGTGGAGGCGCTGGTGCGCGCCTTCGGAGACCGGCTGCTGGTGAAGGAGACAGGGTGCGGCATCGGCCCGGACGTGGCGCGGCGCCTGGTGGAGCTGGGCGTACGCAACCTGGACGTGTCCGGCCTGGGCGGCACCTCGTGGGTGCGAGTGGAGCAACTGCGTGCGTCGGGCCTGCAGGCGCAGCTGGGGGCCGAGTTCAGCGCGTGGGGCATCCCCACCGCCGCGGCCATCGCCAGCGTGCGGAAGGCCGTGGGCCCGGACCCCCGGCTGGTGGCCAGCGGTGGCATCCGGACGGGGCTGGAGGCGGCCAAGGTGCTCGCGCTGGGCGCGGACCTGGCAGGCATGGCGCTGCCGCTGTTCCGCGCGCAGCAGACCGGTGGCATCGAGGGGGCGGAGGCCGCGCTGGGAGTCATCCTGGCGGGGCTGCGGCAGGCGCTTGTCCTGACGGGGAGTAGAAGCTGCGCTGAACTGCGGCAGCGGCCCCGGGTGGTGACTGGAGAGTTGAAGGATTGGCTGGCGGCTCTGTAG
- a CDS encoding hydroxymethylglutaryl-CoA reductase, degradative: MSETVTSRLSGFHKLPMEERHAQLARMFRLTPEDLQQLSGAESLQPVLANQMIENAVGTFSLPLGIGLNMQVNGRDYLVPMAVEEPSVVAAVSFAAKIVREAGGFTAEADDSMMIGQVQVTRFGDPTVATERILEHKEQLLALANSFHPSMLARGGGARDVEVRVLPAPEGPRGEPLLIVHILIDTQEAMGANLINTVAEGIAPLIEQITGGKVYLRILSNLADRRLARAMCRIPLAQLADFNMPGEEIAEGIAQASRFAEADPYRAATHNKGVMNGIDSVAIATGQDWRAIEAGAHAFACRGGQYRPLSTWYLEEGHLVGRIELPMALGTVGGPIKVHPGVQMSLKLMRTNSVRELAMVFAAVGLAQNFAALRALGSVGIQKGHMALHARCVAVTAGARGHWVEKIANLLVTAGHVKVEKARELLASLAAEDAAAATGTNG, from the coding sequence ATGTCTGAGACCGTGACGTCCCGGCTTTCCGGGTTCCACAAGCTGCCGATGGAGGAGCGCCACGCGCAGCTCGCCCGGATGTTCCGGCTCACGCCCGAGGACCTGCAGCAACTGAGCGGCGCGGAGTCGCTGCAGCCCGTGCTCGCGAACCAGATGATCGAGAACGCGGTGGGGACGTTCTCCCTGCCGCTGGGGATTGGCCTCAACATGCAGGTCAACGGGCGCGACTACCTCGTGCCCATGGCCGTGGAGGAGCCGTCCGTCGTCGCCGCGGTGTCCTTCGCCGCGAAGATCGTCCGCGAGGCGGGTGGCTTCACCGCCGAGGCCGACGACTCGATGATGATTGGCCAGGTGCAGGTGACGCGGTTCGGGGACCCGACGGTGGCCACCGAGCGCATCCTCGAGCACAAGGAGCAGCTCCTCGCGCTGGCCAACAGCTTCCACCCGTCCATGCTGGCGCGCGGTGGCGGCGCCCGGGACGTGGAGGTGCGCGTGCTCCCGGCTCCGGAAGGGCCGCGCGGTGAGCCGCTGCTCATCGTCCACATCCTCATCGACACGCAGGAGGCGATGGGGGCCAACCTCATCAACACCGTGGCCGAGGGCATCGCCCCGCTCATCGAGCAGATCACCGGCGGCAAGGTGTACCTGCGCATCCTCTCCAACCTGGCGGACCGCCGGCTGGCGCGCGCCATGTGCCGCATCCCCCTGGCGCAGCTGGCGGACTTCAACATGCCCGGCGAGGAGATTGCCGAGGGCATCGCCCAGGCCAGCCGCTTCGCCGAGGCGGACCCGTACCGCGCGGCCACGCACAACAAGGGCGTGATGAACGGCATCGACTCGGTGGCCATCGCCACGGGTCAGGACTGGCGCGCGATTGAGGCCGGCGCGCACGCGTTCGCCTGCCGCGGCGGGCAGTACCGGCCGCTGTCCACCTGGTACCTGGAGGAAGGGCACCTGGTGGGCCGGATTGAACTGCCCATGGCGCTGGGCACGGTGGGAGGCCCCATCAAGGTGCACCCGGGCGTGCAGATGTCGCTCAAGCTGATGCGCACCAACAGCGTGCGCGAGCTGGCCATGGTGTTCGCGGCGGTGGGACTGGCGCAGAACTTCGCGGCGCTGCGGGCGCTGGGCAGCGTGGGCATCCAGAAGGGCCACATGGCGCTGCACGCGCGCTGCGTGGCGGTGACGGCGGGCGCGCGCGGCCACTGGGTGGAGAAGATCGCCAACCTCCTGGTGACGGCCGGGCACGTGAAGGTGGAGAAGGCCCGCGAGCTGCTCGCCAGCCTGGCGGCCGAGGACGCCGCGGCCGCCACCGGCACCAACGGCTGA
- the mvk gene encoding mevalonate kinase, translating into MAPRAPPLTAFGAGKVILLGEHSVVYGHPALAGPLSQGVTARGVPAKRCQLSLPAHLSRAQRAQLTAAFARAAEATGSPLVKVSLEADLPLAVGLGSSAALSVACARLLLKAAGKEPTPKEAARVAWAMEQEFHGTPSGVDHTTSAEERLVLYRRKPATDTLGTGRVVGSPRPLHVVVALAGERSPTKATVGALRARQARWPERYQRLFKEMGRVASEGAKAVEAGDLEALGDAMNVNQGLLAALGLSSPPLEEMVYRLRELGALGAKLTGAGGDGGAVIGLFLEPAPAVKQLTALGVRCFSSQLAGPRAL; encoded by the coding sequence GTGGCCCCGCGCGCTCCACCCCTGACAGCCTTTGGCGCCGGCAAGGTCATCCTGCTCGGCGAGCACAGCGTGGTGTACGGCCACCCGGCGCTTGCCGGTCCGCTGTCCCAGGGTGTGACGGCGCGCGGGGTGCCCGCGAAGCGCTGCCAGTTGTCGCTGCCTGCGCACCTCAGCCGGGCGCAGCGCGCGCAGCTCACCGCGGCCTTCGCTCGCGCGGCGGAGGCCACCGGCTCGCCGCTGGTGAAGGTGTCGCTGGAGGCGGACCTGCCGCTGGCGGTGGGGCTGGGCAGCTCCGCGGCGCTGTCGGTGGCGTGCGCGCGCCTGCTCCTGAAGGCGGCGGGGAAGGAGCCCACGCCGAAGGAAGCGGCGCGCGTGGCGTGGGCGATGGAGCAGGAGTTCCACGGCACGCCCTCGGGCGTGGACCACACCACCAGCGCGGAGGAGCGGCTCGTCCTCTACCGGCGCAAGCCGGCCACGGACACGCTGGGGACGGGGCGGGTGGTGGGAAGCCCCAGGCCCCTGCACGTCGTGGTGGCGCTGGCCGGTGAGCGCAGCCCGACGAAGGCGACGGTGGGGGCGCTGCGGGCGCGGCAGGCCCGCTGGCCGGAGCGCTACCAGCGCCTGTTCAAGGAGATGGGGCGGGTGGCCTCCGAGGGTGCGAAGGCCGTGGAGGCGGGAGACCTGGAGGCGCTGGGCGACGCGATGAACGTCAACCAGGGCCTGCTGGCGGCGCTGGGTTTGTCGTCGCCGCCGCTGGAAGAGATGGTGTACCGGCTGCGGGAGCTGGGGGCGCTGGGCGCCAAGCTCACCGGGGCTGGCGGAGATGGTGGGGCCGTCATCGGCCTGTTCCTCGAACCTGCGCCCGCGGTGAAGCAGCTCACCGCCCTGGGCGTGCGCTGCTTCAGCAGCCAGCTCGCGGGCCCGCGGGCGTTGTGA
- the mvaD gene encoding diphosphomevalonate decarboxylase has translation MKATALAHPNIALVKYWGKRDEALILPHQSSLSLTLSPLSVTTTVEFGVGHDHVELNGHIAKGSERERVLRLLESVRAASKNELGPAKVVSRGDFPMAAGLASSAAGFAALAVAGRAAAGQSAEPRAASILARLGSGSACRSVQGGFCEWQRGERPDGEDSFAVQRFNATHWSDLRMVVAILDRGEKEVKSRDGMKHTVDTSPYYPAWVQDAEKEIVQAREHIARRDLQALGELCERNAWRMHATAFAADPPLCYLNSGTLAVIQHLREQRKKGMPVWFTLDAGPNPVLLTDAAHEVAAEALARACGAVDVIRCVPGGDAELKSEHLF, from the coding sequence ATGAAAGCCACAGCCCTGGCGCACCCCAACATCGCCCTGGTGAAGTACTGGGGAAAGCGGGACGAAGCGCTCATCCTCCCTCACCAGTCCAGCCTGTCCCTGACGCTGTCGCCGCTGTCGGTGACGACGACGGTGGAGTTCGGCGTGGGCCATGACCACGTGGAGCTCAACGGCCACATCGCGAAGGGCAGCGAGCGCGAGCGCGTGCTCCGCCTGCTCGAGTCGGTGCGCGCGGCTTCGAAGAATGAGCTGGGGCCCGCGAAGGTGGTGTCGCGCGGAGACTTCCCGATGGCGGCGGGGCTGGCGAGCAGCGCGGCGGGCTTCGCGGCGCTGGCGGTGGCGGGGCGCGCGGCGGCGGGGCAGTCGGCGGAGCCCCGTGCGGCGAGCATCCTGGCGCGCCTGGGCAGCGGCTCGGCGTGCCGCAGCGTGCAGGGCGGCTTCTGCGAGTGGCAGCGTGGCGAGCGTCCGGACGGCGAGGACAGCTTCGCGGTGCAGCGCTTCAACGCGACCCACTGGTCGGACCTGCGCATGGTGGTGGCCATCCTCGACCGCGGCGAGAAGGAGGTGAAGTCGCGGGACGGGATGAAGCACACCGTGGACACCAGCCCCTACTACCCGGCCTGGGTGCAGGACGCGGAGAAGGAGATTGTCCAGGCGCGCGAGCACATCGCCCGCAGGGATTTGCAGGCGCTGGGAGAGCTGTGCGAGCGCAACGCGTGGCGGATGCATGCGACGGCCTTCGCGGCGGACCCGCCGCTCTGCTACCTGAACTCGGGGACGCTGGCGGTCATCCAGCACCTGCGCGAGCAGCGGAAGAAGGGCATGCCGGTGTGGTTCACGCTGGACGCGGGGCCCAACCCGGTGTTGCTGACGGACGCGGCCCATGAAGTCGCGGCGGAGGCGCTGGCGCGCGCATGCGGCGCGGTGGACGTGATTCGCTGCGTGCCGGGCGGTGACGCGGAGCTGAAGTCGGAGCACCTGTTCTGA
- a CDS encoding mevalonate kinase: MERALSAPGKLFVSGEYAVLWGGVARVAAVAPRTAAYVRRRADARVHVCLEEGALGGSTTPLGVRWEREVPAGFSFVARTLDEALRAHGRASPGFDLAVAPSAVGPNGQKLGMGGSACAAVLAAEGARYVLEERYDALKLALAAHALGQGGKGSGGDVAASFAGGLLRYRRYDVAPLIEASNAGRLRAALAESPSVDVWRLAVPRVSMAYAFTGESASTRVLIAQVEARLEEAGRRAFVARSDALGQVIEDGLGGGDFRAFSEAVKAQHDLLLELGPLETEGMRRVLALAAAYGCAGKLSGAGGGDGCILFAPDVQVRTELCKGLESRGFHTLPLDPEPGVRGEAQVDPRLRNWLDALS; the protein is encoded by the coding sequence ATGGAGCGCGCCCTCTCCGCGCCGGGCAAGCTGTTCGTCTCCGGTGAGTACGCGGTGCTGTGGGGCGGGGTGGCGCGGGTGGCCGCGGTGGCGCCTCGCACGGCGGCCTACGTGCGGCGCCGCGCGGATGCCCGCGTGCACGTGTGCCTGGAGGAGGGGGCGCTGGGTGGCAGCACCACCCCGCTGGGGGTGCGGTGGGAGCGTGAGGTGCCGGCGGGGTTCTCCTTCGTGGCGCGCACGCTGGACGAGGCCCTGCGTGCGCACGGCCGGGCGAGCCCGGGCTTCGACCTGGCGGTGGCGCCGTCCGCGGTGGGGCCGAATGGCCAGAAGCTGGGCATGGGCGGCAGCGCCTGCGCGGCGGTGCTGGCGGCGGAAGGTGCGCGCTACGTGCTGGAGGAGCGCTACGACGCGCTGAAGCTGGCGCTGGCGGCGCACGCGCTGGGGCAGGGTGGCAAGGGGAGCGGCGGGGACGTGGCGGCGAGCTTCGCCGGAGGGCTGCTGCGCTACCGGCGCTATGACGTGGCGCCGCTCATCGAGGCGAGCAACGCGGGGCGGCTGCGCGCGGCGCTGGCGGAGTCACCGTCGGTGGACGTGTGGCGGCTGGCGGTGCCGCGCGTGTCCATGGCGTACGCCTTCACGGGCGAGAGCGCCTCCACGCGGGTGCTGATTGCGCAGGTGGAGGCACGGCTGGAGGAGGCGGGGCGGCGGGCCTTCGTGGCGCGCTCGGATGCGCTGGGGCAGGTGATTGAAGACGGCCTGGGGGGCGGCGACTTCCGCGCGTTCTCCGAGGCGGTGAAGGCGCAGCACGACCTGCTGCTGGAATTGGGCCCGCTGGAGACGGAGGGCATGCGGCGGGTGCTCGCGCTGGCGGCGGCCTACGGCTGCGCGGGGAAGCTGTCCGGCGCTGGCGGCGGGGACGGGTGCATCCTGTTCGCTCCGGATGTCCAGGTGCGGACGGAGCTGTGCAAGGGCCTGGAGTCGCGTGGGTTCCACACACTTCCGCTGGACCCGGAGCCCGGCGTGCGCGGTGAGGCACAGGTGGACCCGCGGCTGCGCAACTGGCTGGACGCGCTCAGCTGA
- a CDS encoding HEAT repeat domain-containing protein → MSRSRLALLPAALVTLLLAGSLLAWNAFRPSLSGAVTGVFAERASRLPLTRWEPGEERTYRFVWDDLQRVELPVPTSGEDSALTGTLHLEGELTLQALEVRDTGTRLRLGLKRLDRHEALVSGQALFPDDASVRAQLPASASAWLELDARGALLAARFSESEPPMFRQLAQTLAAELFPTELRDAAEWQAVESTQTGEVEADFRFEGDDASRLTRRRTRYQSLRAAGEVKAFRQKLSSLTHFERDPDGHLAAVSHDESLEATRTDGRPLLSRLMRLRVTFSTREQKPLPMQGEDKPIVRTPAQIAFEGDPELALLTSQADGLTVDEALEVLATAGDPDAIPELGRFARRAIAALKLEPERANELARVFRLKDARPALRELMLDLLVGAGHAEAQATLRELIQSPEAREHEAAHALMVQRAGFLENPEPETGRMLADLHARARTSGDIGGERASSYALGSLVSHLPPDAPEVSEYVGVLEDSLARAKSAEERLHSLRALGNTGAERVLELSAPHLRADEADVRSAAAEALRRSPQEVATRMLLDALETERERAVQSALLDALDARSLGMPELERLRAWVVAGRLAPGAEATLLNVLSHRLDGSAPIVQMLQALSLRPGQQPATRARVMALMAQASARRGG, encoded by the coding sequence ATGTCTCGCTCGAGGCTCGCCCTCCTTCCGGCCGCGCTGGTCACCCTGCTGCTCGCGGGCTCCCTGCTCGCCTGGAACGCCTTCCGTCCCTCCCTGTCCGGGGCCGTCACCGGAGTCTTCGCGGAGCGCGCCTCCCGGCTGCCGCTCACCCGGTGGGAGCCAGGCGAGGAGCGCACGTACCGCTTCGTCTGGGACGACCTGCAGCGCGTGGAGCTTCCGGTGCCCACCTCCGGCGAGGACTCGGCGCTCACCGGAACGCTGCACCTGGAGGGGGAGCTGACGCTCCAGGCGCTCGAGGTCCGCGACACCGGCACCCGGCTGCGCCTGGGCCTGAAGCGGCTGGACCGGCACGAGGCCCTCGTCTCGGGCCAGGCCCTCTTCCCGGATGACGCGTCCGTGCGGGCCCAGCTTCCCGCGTCCGCTTCCGCCTGGCTGGAGCTGGACGCCCGGGGTGCGCTCCTGGCCGCCCGCTTCTCCGAGTCCGAGCCGCCCATGTTCCGGCAGCTCGCGCAGACGCTGGCCGCGGAGCTCTTTCCCACCGAGCTGCGCGACGCCGCCGAGTGGCAGGCCGTGGAGTCCACGCAGACGGGCGAGGTCGAGGCAGACTTCCGCTTCGAGGGCGACGACGCCTCGCGGCTGACGCGCCGCCGTACGCGCTACCAGAGCCTGCGGGCGGCCGGGGAGGTGAAGGCCTTCCGGCAGAAGCTCAGCTCGCTCACGCACTTCGAGCGAGACCCGGACGGCCACCTGGCCGCGGTGTCCCATGACGAAAGCCTGGAGGCCACGCGCACCGACGGCAGGCCGTTGCTGTCGCGGCTCATGCGCCTGCGCGTGACGTTCTCCACGCGCGAGCAGAAGCCGCTCCCGATGCAGGGCGAGGACAAGCCCATCGTCCGCACGCCGGCGCAGATTGCCTTCGAGGGTGACCCCGAGCTGGCCCTGCTCACCAGCCAGGCGGATGGCCTGACGGTGGACGAGGCGCTCGAGGTCCTCGCGACCGCTGGAGACCCCGACGCGATTCCGGAGCTCGGCCGCTTCGCCCGGAGGGCCATCGCCGCGCTCAAGCTGGAGCCCGAGCGCGCCAACGAGCTGGCCCGTGTGTTCCGGCTCAAGGACGCGCGCCCCGCGCTGCGCGAGCTGATGCTCGACCTGCTGGTGGGGGCCGGCCATGCAGAGGCGCAGGCCACGCTGCGCGAGCTGATTCAGTCCCCCGAGGCGCGCGAGCATGAAGCGGCGCATGCGCTGATGGTGCAGCGCGCGGGCTTCCTGGAGAACCCGGAGCCCGAGACGGGCCGGATGCTGGCGGACCTGCACGCCCGGGCCCGGACGTCCGGGGATATCGGCGGGGAGCGCGCGTCCTCATATGCCCTGGGCTCCCTTGTTTCCCACCTGCCCCCGGACGCTCCGGAGGTGTCGGAGTACGTGGGCGTGCTGGAGGACTCGCTCGCCCGTGCGAAGAGCGCCGAGGAGCGTCTGCACTCCCTGCGCGCCCTGGGCAACACCGGCGCGGAGCGCGTGCTGGAGCTGAGCGCCCCGCACCTTCGCGCGGACGAGGCGGACGTGCGCTCCGCCGCCGCCGAGGCCCTCCGCCGCTCGCCCCAGGAAGTCGCCACCCGCATGCTGCTGGATGCGCTGGAGACGGAGCGCGAGCGCGCCGTGCAGTCCGCGCTGCTCGACGCGCTCGACGCGCGCTCCCTCGGGATGCCGGAGCTGGAGCGGCTGCGCGCCTGGGTCGTGGCGGGGCGGCTCGCGCCCGGCGCCGAGGCCACCCTCCTCAACGTCCTCTCGCACCGGCTGGATGGCAGCGCGCCCATCGTCCAGATGCTGCAGGCCCTCTCGCTCCGTCCCGGCCAGCAGCCCGCCACCCGCGCCCGGGTGATGGCGCTGATGGCCCAGGCCTCCGCCCGCCGGGGCGGCTGA
- a CDS encoding alpha/beta hydrolase family protein — MAGVPSAPERRPWYELGLMADPIMDSQLLHFLAATYSAQADIGEVLDTASRIVPDDDWSWATEWVSTADRLRGMGDASRARGRRYSAGNAYLRAANYYRAALIHHPEPGHPSVLETGRKAVDAYNKAIALLELPAVAVRIPYEGTTLPGYFFRSPRARGRAPLLIFQQGRDACPEESKYVMDAALERGYHCLIVHAPGQGMAIREQGLTFRPDWEKVITPVINFATRISGVDSGRIALLGWSMGGALVPRAAAFERRIKLLIPNPGVLNWGQSSFDQFNMYFPDIMPLLDTDPQAFDAAMAQLMDAVFLYRWYMRDSMSKHGASSPSDLLFKLREFNNESVVQRIRCRTLVVDGTAEAFSVGQARLLFDALTCPKDYLLFTEEDTGLLHCQEAAQAVANHRMFDWFDEYI, encoded by the coding sequence ATGGCTGGCGTGCCGTCCGCGCCGGAGCGCAGGCCCTGGTACGAGCTGGGGTTGATGGCCGACCCCATCATGGACAGCCAGCTCCTGCACTTCCTGGCCGCGACCTACAGCGCCCAGGCGGACATCGGCGAGGTGCTCGACACCGCGAGCCGCATCGTCCCGGATGATGACTGGAGCTGGGCCACCGAGTGGGTTAGCACGGCCGACCGTCTGCGCGGAATGGGTGACGCGAGTCGCGCCAGGGGACGCCGGTACAGTGCCGGCAATGCCTACCTGCGAGCCGCCAACTACTACCGCGCCGCCTTGATTCACCACCCCGAGCCGGGCCACCCGAGTGTGCTCGAGACGGGGCGCAAGGCCGTGGATGCGTACAACAAGGCCATTGCCCTGCTCGAGTTGCCCGCGGTCGCCGTGCGGATTCCGTACGAGGGCACGACGCTCCCCGGCTACTTCTTCCGCTCGCCCCGCGCCCGGGGCCGCGCGCCCCTGCTCATCTTCCAGCAGGGACGCGACGCCTGTCCCGAGGAGTCCAAGTATGTGATGGATGCCGCCCTGGAGCGGGGCTACCACTGCCTCATCGTCCACGCGCCCGGCCAGGGCATGGCCATCCGCGAGCAGGGGCTCACCTTCCGTCCCGACTGGGAGAAGGTCATCACCCCGGTCATCAACTTCGCCACGCGCATCTCGGGTGTGGACTCGGGGCGAATCGCCCTGCTGGGCTGGAGCATGGGAGGCGCGCTCGTGCCGCGTGCCGCCGCATTCGAGCGGCGCATCAAGCTGCTCATTCCCAATCCCGGCGTCCTGAACTGGGGACAGTCCTCGTTCGACCAGTTCAACATGTACTTCCCGGACATCATGCCGCTGCTCGATACGGACCCGCAGGCGTTCGACGCGGCGATGGCGCAGCTCATGGACGCGGTGTTCCTGTATCGCTGGTACATGCGGGACTCGATGTCCAAGCACGGTGCCAGCTCGCCGTCGGACCTGTTGTTCAAGCTCCGTGAGTTCAACAACGAGTCCGTCGTCCAGCGCATCCGCTGCCGCACGCTGGTGGTGGATGGCACCGCCGAGGCGTTCTCCGTGGGACAGGCGCGACTGCTCTTCGACGCCCTGACGTGTCCCAAGGACTACCTGCTCTTCACCGAGGAGGACACCGGGCTCCTGCACTGCCAGGAAGCCGCGCAGGCCGTGGCCAACCACCGCATGTTCGACTGGTTCGACGAGTACATCTGA